Sequence from the Segatella copri genome:
TCTAATTTCCTCCGCTCTCATAGGTTTACCTCTTTCTTTCAGTATATCCAGTAGCTCATAAGTAACGGAGATTTTGTTTCTTTCAGCCACAAAACCACCTTCACGATCCACTTTCAATCCAAAGATATCCAACATCAGATAAGTAAAGAAAGAAATGAAATGCTCCTTACCACCTAATTTCTGAATATCCAACTCCTTTAAAAACATACTAGCCTGATAATGCTCATCCTTGAAACGAGTGGTAGCCAACAGTTCTTTCATCTTCTCAACCAGCTTGGCTATTTCTTTTGTATCAAACAGACATGCATTAACCAATATAAATCTATCTTGATAATTGTACTTTCGAAACTGCTTATTTAAAGGATAGCAAGAATTTCTCAAAAATACCAGTTCCATCAGCCCAATGACATCCTGCAAATGCTCTTTTTCCAAGATATTCTTACAAATAGGCGAATAGAATCCAATAAACGGCATTTCATACAAAAAGTCGTAATATTTCCAATGTTCATCCTGTGTAATTGGTTCAGTATTCTCCCCTATAGGGAAAAAAAGATACTTCTTAAGTTTATATGATTTTATATTGTAGGCTTTCATTAACTCCTGAAGAGTTCTTCTTTCTGTCCCGATTCCTCTATATTCTAAGAAAAAACACCTTCTTTCATTCCACATTCCACTATTCAGATAATCCGTAAAAAGAGTGAACATCGGATAATAACCATTTGCCCGATGAAAATCAATCACAAAGGATACCTTTTTATCCGTCATGAATGGAAACAATCCTATTGTGCATAAACAGGTATGTTCAAAGTCTATGGATGTATATGCCTCTACAAGAAAATCAAGCAAAGAAAACGGATAATGATCGTTCAAGGAATGTTCAAGTTTATATTCAATGTCAAAACGATATAATTTATTAAAGCTATGATATGTCCATGATTGGAACATTTCAACTTCATATGTCAATCTATCCTCTACGAAAGGAAATATTTGGACAAAATCTAGCCCTTTAAAGTTCTTTTTAAAGACAGCATAATGCAATTCCAACAAGAACCTGTTCTTATTAGAAAGACGAGAATAAAGTAACGTTCCCAATGCATCTTTACCCACCTTATGCATATATTGCTTAGCATTATCTTGAACATAAAAACTAAACTCGTTATGAAGATCATGCATCAAATATTCCAGACAAAGTAAGAAAACATATAGGCATGAAGCTGCCCTAGGATAATTATCCACCATCGACATTAAGTGAGATCCCTTCATACAAATGAACTTCAGTATATCTAACGAAGAAGGGAATATTGCCTGAAATTCCTTGCTATCTTCAGCATTCTCACATAAATGAGCATAACAGATGACCATCTTTTGCATGATTTCATCACCACAAAATTGCTTTACCTCCAAAAGAGGATCTTGAGAATTAATCGTAGCAAAAACATGCTCTACATCATTGATAACCTTCAATCCTATCCCTGGTATTGCCCACAACTTTTTTATCCCCATAGCCTGAATGTCTCCAACAGTGAACAGTGAAAGAGCCCACAGTTTGTTGTAAGTAAACGTTGTTATCAGCTTATCGCCTAATAATCTGTATATCGATGTATCAATAGTATACATAATTCTTTTTTATATTTCATTGTTCTTGAATTTCTTGACATAGAAACCATCAAAGAAACTCACATAGTTAACAGTAAAAGTCCATATAAAACAGTTTAATCTTTCTTGTCAAACATAGAATACATAGCTACCAGAAACACGTTCCTCACTTCAGAATTATCTGACTTAAGCCAAATACCATCCTTGCTAGCCACATAAACAGCCAACACCATAAGAAGAAAAGAGTACAAGCAGTTAAGCCCAACCTGAGCAGATGTCAAAGCAGCACCAACCCAGAGCAAAGGGATTACCAGAACATTTCGCCTGTTTAACCATTCATTGAAAATATATCTATTCATTATTATAAGTTTAAGCACTTTTATACAAAGGTACAAAAGTATTAAAAATATAATAGAATACCAACTTTTCGTTAGGAATTTTACTGATAATTCCTCAAAATACTTGAAAATGAGGCCATTTCTTTAAAAGAAATCTATTTCAGTACCCCCTTAAAAAGTATCTCTAAGAAAAAAGCACGTTGAACTGTCCACAAGTCTTTAGCACGTAGGCAGTTCAAATTAATCCTTGTTGTAGTGGACAATGGTCTCGTACTAACTTCATTGGAAGAAATGAAGTTTGCATGTAACAATGCGTCTTAATCCTTGTTGTAGTGGAAGATGGTCTCGTACGTCAGGTAAACCATTCAGCAATGTCTGCCTCACAGATGTCTTAATCCTTGTTGTAGTGGACAATGGTCTCGTACAGTGTGATGAAGAATGTTGTCATTGATTGGTATAATCTGTCTTAATCCTTATTGTAGTGGACAATGGTCTAGTACCAATTCCTGCCAACATGATGACAGGGCAGGCAGCACAGTCTTAATCTTTATTGTAGTGGACAATGGTCTCGTACAGATAATAAACATGTTTTACAATTTAATTAATTAAAGTCTTAATCCTTGTTGTAGTGGACAATGGTCTAGTACTCAAGCTGGTTTTCCATAACGATTTGCGCTATATGAAGTCTTAATCCTTGTTGTAGTGGACAATGGTCTCGTACATAGATAATCCTAATTTTAGAGATATTCTTGATACAATGTCTTAATCCTTATTGTAGTGGACAATGGTCTCGTACTTTGGTGATGCCTTTGCACGCTTTCTATTTCTCTGGGTCTTAATCCTTATTGTAGTGGACAATGGTCTCGTACAGTTCACTAAGCTGGACTATATGTGCAAATACGAGTCTTAATCCTTATTGTAGTGGACAATGGTCTCGTACTCCACTTGGATTTCCCTCTTTCTTTATTATTAATTTTGTCTTAATCCTTATTGTAGTGGACAATGGTCTCGTACTTCTGTCACTATTGAACGTTATGAAGATGGCGACACTTGTCTTAATCCTTATTGTAGTGGACAATGGTCTCGTACCAACCTTATAAGACTATACTGATTATCAGTAAGTTAAAGAACTTTACTAAAGAAATATTAACTTTTCTTAACCGAAAATTAACTATTCCTTAGCGGGTGCAAAGGTACGACTTTTTTCTGAGATATGCAAGCCAATTATTCTTAAATATTTAGGCCTTCTAGACCTCACAATTTAGTGTTGTTAACAACAAATCAAAGAGTTAACCCAAAAAGCACTCTTCAGCATAAAAGTAAACTACACCATCACAATATCATAAACCAACAAATCAAACTACAAAAAACTATTCCTCACATATATATAATAAGGTATTATATGCACCCTAAACAACAAAAAACAGGAAAAATGAGCCAGTGAAATATCATTTCACGATGTTCTCCTACCTTTGCACCCAGAAAAACCAAAGCCGCTATGGTTAAGTTGTTAGCGACACAGTTGTATCCATTCATAAAAATGGCATAAAACAAAAGAAAGTAGCAAAAAAAGGGAAAATTGAGTGAGTGAAATACCATTTCAAACTCCCACAGTACTTTTGCAAACGAAAACAGGAACAAGAAGTTAAACCCATTAAAATTAAAGAATATGAATTACGAATATCGCTACCTCATGGAATACCTCCCAAAGAGATACTCCGCAACAATGAAACAAGAGAATGACAGAGAAGTTATCTACGACTTCAAAAACGGCTACTGCAGCCTTAGCTTGATGAACACAATCGTAGAATGCATCAAGGAAATGAAAAACGAAATAGGTGGCTACAACTGGAGAGTATGCTTCATACCAGCATCCACACACCACAAGACAGCTTGCCGCTACCAAAAGCTCGCAGCCTTCATCGAGAAGGAAACAGGAATTGCCTGCGACTACCATACCATCCTGCCAATCCTGGACCAGGAATCAGGCCACATCACAGGCAAGAAGACAAACCCGGCAGAGAACTTCAACATCAAGACAAGCGACGTTGCCGGCAAAAACATCATCCTCATAGATGACATCATCACAAGAGGCATGACATTCATGCAGACAACCGATAAGCTCATCAGAAATGGTGCGAACATGGTAAGAGGACTCTTCCTCGCCAAAACAATCAATCCAGACTGGGTAAGACATTCAGCATAGCCCATCAGAAAACAACATAGATTAAAACATATAAAAATCATAAAAAATAATCAGTATGTACAATTATCATTATATCAAAAATTATCTCCCAGTGAGATACCAGGCAAATGCCCAGCAGTTGGCAGACCGTCAGACTTGCTATAACTTCAAAGACGGCTACCTCAACGACGAAGTTAAGAGTGGATTCCTGAACAAGATACAGGAAATAACAAATGGCGAGAAAACAGGTTGGAGCATCTGCTTCATCCCTGCATCAACCAAGAGCAAGACAGTGACCCGCTACCAAAAGCTTGCAGAAGCAATCCTGGCTGCAGGCTACAAGGTAGTCATCGATGCCA
This genomic interval carries:
- a CDS encoding phosphoribosyltransferase, with protein sequence MNYEYRYLMEYLPKRYSATMKQENDREVIYDFKNGYCSLSLMNTIVECIKEMKNEIGGYNWRVCFIPASTHHKTACRYQKLAAFIEKETGIACDYHTILPILDQESGHITGKKTNPAENFNIKTSDVAGKNIILIDDIITRGMTFMQTTDKLIRNGANMVRGLFLAKTINPDWVRHSA